The DNA region TTAAGGACATTTTTAACATGACTCGAATTGCTTTATTTTTAGCCACTAATGTAGCCATTATGGTCGTTATCAGCTTGGTATTTAGCCTATTTGGTTTATCAGGTACTTTGCAGGCAAATGGGGTCGATTTAGACCTGAATGCTTTATTAATTATCTCTCTGATCGTTGGCATGACCGGTTCGGTCATTTCCTTAGCCATGTCAAAATCCATGGCAAAACGTTCCATGGGTGTTCAGGTTATTGATCAGCCTAAAAATTCAACAGAGCAATGGCTTGTTTCTGTGGTCTCAAAACAGGCGGAAAAAGCAGGCATTGGTATGCCAGAAGTCGGTATTTTTAATAACCCTACACCCAATGCCTTTGCAACTGGGATGAATAAGAATGATGCTTTAGTGGCCGTGAGTACTGGCTTACTTAATGCAATGAACAGAGATGAAGTAGAAGCCGTGCTTGGGCATGAAGTCAGCCATGTTGCCAATGGTGATATGATCACGATGGCATTGATGCAAGGTGTGGTGAATACTTTTGTATATTTCTTTGCCTCTGTCATTGGTCATATTGTGGATAGGGTCATTCTTAAAAATGAACGTGGGCATGGCATTGGTTATTTTGTGACCCAAATGTTAGCTCAGGTCGTGTTATCCTTTTTAGCCTCCATGCTTGTTATGTGGTTCTCGCGCTATCGTGAGTTTCATGCCGATAAAGGCGGCGCCAATTTAGCCGGCAAACAAAAAATGATTAACGCATTAAAAGCCCTACAGCGTAGTCATGAGCCAACTGATATGCCAGAAGAATTAGCCGCTTTTGGTATTAATGGTGGACA from Cycloclasticus pugetii PS-1 includes:
- the htpX gene encoding protease HtpX, with the protein product MTRIALFLATNVAIMVVISLVFSLFGLSGTLQANGVDLDLNALLIISLIVGMTGSVISLAMSKSMAKRSMGVQVIDQPKNSTEQWLVSVVSKQAEKAGIGMPEVGIFNNPTPNAFATGMNKNDALVAVSTGLLNAMNRDEVEAVLGHEVSHVANGDMITMALMQGVVNTFVYFFASVIGHIVDRVILKNERGHGIGYFVTQMLAQVVLSFLASMLVMWFSRYREFHADKGGANLAGKQKMINALKALQRSHEPTDMPEELAAFGINGGQVKKLFMSHPPLEERIAALQRN